The Ursus arctos isolate Adak ecotype North America unplaced genomic scaffold, UrsArc2.0 scaffold_28, whole genome shotgun sequence genome has a window encoding:
- the PCLAF gene encoding PCNA-associated factor isoform X1 yields MVRTKADSVPGTYRKVVASRAPRKVLGSSTSATNSTSLSSRKVENKYAGGNPVCVRPTPKWQKGIGEFFRLSPKDSEKENRIPEEAGSSGLGKAKRKACPLPPDHSDDEEE; encoded by the exons ATGGTGCGGACTAAAGCGGACAGTGTCCCAGGCACCTACAGAAAAG TGGTGGCTTCGCGAGCCCCCAGGAAGGTGCTTGGTTCCTCCACGTCTGCCACTAATTCTACATCGCTTTCGTCAAGGAAAG TTGAAAATAAGTATGCAGGAGGGAATCCAGTTTGTGTGCGCCCAACACCCAAGTGGCAAAAAGGAATCGGAGAATTCTTCAGGCTGTCTCCTAAAGATTCTGAAAAAGAGAATCGGATTCCTGAAGAGGCAGGAAGCAGTGGCttaggaaaagcaaaaagaaa AGCATGTCCTTTGCCACCTGATCACTCAGATGACGAAGAAGAATAG
- the PCLAF gene encoding PCNA-associated factor isoform X2, whose protein sequence is MVRTKADSVPGTYRKVVASRAPRKVLGSSTSATNSTSLSSRKVENKYAGGNPVCVRPTPKWQKGIGEFFRLSPKDSEKENRIPEEAGSSGLGKAKRKKCESPQLD, encoded by the exons ATGGTGCGGACTAAAGCGGACAGTGTCCCAGGCACCTACAGAAAAG TGGTGGCTTCGCGAGCCCCCAGGAAGGTGCTTGGTTCCTCCACGTCTGCCACTAATTCTACATCGCTTTCGTCAAGGAAAG TTGAAAATAAGTATGCAGGAGGGAATCCAGTTTGTGTGCGCCCAACACCCAAGTGGCAAAAAGGAATCGGAGAATTCTTCAGGCTGTCTCCTAAAGATTCTGAAAAAGAGAATCGGATTCCTGAAGAGGCAGGAAGCAGTGGCttaggaaaagcaaaaagaaa AAAATGTGAGAGTCCCCAGTTGGACTGA